One window from the genome of Dermochelys coriacea isolate rDerCor1 chromosome 19, rDerCor1.pri.v4, whole genome shotgun sequence encodes:
- the LUZP1 gene encoding LOW QUALITY PROTEIN: leucine zipper protein 1 (The sequence of the model RefSeq protein was modified relative to this genomic sequence to represent the inferred CDS: deleted 1 base in 1 codon), protein MAEFTGYKETSNRHLRFKLQSLGRRLDELEEATKNLQKAEDELLDLQDKVIQAEGSNSSMLADVEALRKRVLKIEGKDEEIKKAEELCQLMKEKLEGEESLTRELKSEIERLQKRMAELEKLEEAFGRSKNDCTQLCLSLNEEKNLTKKISTELEILRMKVKELEASEDRLDKTERSLVSELEKLKSLTLSFASERKHFNEREKQNEKLIQELTQKLEQNNKLNRADQTRNASNLLERSSNSLLERNDLRIEDDLTSALPSKEARRKGSLDYLKHVENETRNKSENQKNKNQEDNKVKDLNQEIEKLKTQIKHFESLEEELKKMKAKNNDLQDSYLSEQNKNKLLTGQLEEIQIQIKKQKDMENGEVESEEMSFLSRIRHDRPKYRGNTAELAISKHKSRELSPQHRRERTRNREFSSNNDNYTTSSKQVPSPSLITRKTAKASTTSVLLDTMISDTKRMEDKSAVATYLSMQKDSGAPQNEVKKSREQPSVLSRYPPAAHEHKSWKASSKPGNESGLKTKIEKPSQTYSDVCQGNSDALEEKSSKGEMTVSLTEKMKISQAEMSDLCVEIPFMKNNHAPSNEIASSYRYHISSQMLAAESTSSKAEAATVSVYLIDSPEGRSKRTINSQEREFTDTFHENTKSPTLLKYSNNSRSQEDILQILTSQGKEGMDQSAPSVTGQTNVGIKSESLRSKAIKPASYEKLSTDEKMGKSTNATTESELEMRKKPSSREFSSSRGGLRASLFENDKNTGNEDDPHKSIKTSSDAPSVGLKSRRSFSPREALRSKAIIKPVIIEKDMKEVMGGAGSEEYSQKQKSLFKTVTNKMTSSITIFPSEPANTRTNTNEAAKERHTSTSNIRVTPNELSTITNNISTPFEISINKSDIALKLSEADKIGDLALRNRTETLISRSSIMIKPSEPIEKNSCEPSLETISWKSPGPLESDSPETKHITLRSSWRTRQGLQSLEDSQIKVEKNTASIRTKACKSSTDLSETEGANARIHLLEQNSRRSRATINSWNTPELEFRRTQSSLSASELSTRRSYIHDPITASTWNRTTLPEESKDFVPSSRRKQYGSSDQLSQTETSEKRPASQMELQRRPGTSPHAQLGSKTEDQAISHSSQMTSRR, encoded by the exons atggcagaATTTACAGGTTATAAGGAGACTTCAAATCGCCATCTTCGATTCAAGTTACAAAGTCTTGGCCGTCGTCTTGATGAACTGGAAGAAGCAACAAAAAATCTCCAGAAAGCGGAGGATGAGCTTCTTGACCTTCAGGACAAAGTTATCCAGGCAGAAGGCAGCAATTCTAGTATGCTTGCTGACGTAGAAGCTCTGAGAAAAAGAGTGCTGAAAATTGAAGGCAAggatgaagaaataaaaaaagctgAAGAGCTCTGTCAGCTGATGAAGGAAAAACTGGAGGGGGAGGAAAGCCTCACTCGAGAACTTAAATCAGAAATTGAACGGCTTCAGAAAAGAATGGCAGAACTGGAAAAACTAGAGGAAGCTTTCGGCAGGAGCAAGAATGATTGTACTCAGCTGTGTCTGAGccttaatgaagaaaaaaatttgaCCAAAAAAATATCTACAGAGTTGGAAATACTTAGGATGAAAGTAAAAGAACTTGAAGCATCTGAAGACAGACTGGATAAAACTGAACGTAGTTTAGTAAGTGAGTTAGAAAAGCTGAAATCTTTAACACTGAGCTTTGCTAGTGAAAGAAAACACTTCAATGAAAGAGAAAAGCAGAATGAAAAATTAATCCAGGAGCTAACACAAAAActagaacaaaacaacaaactaAATAGGGCAGATCAAACTAGAAATGCATCAAACCTGCTAGAAAGATCATCAAATAGTCTTCTGGAGAGAAATGATCTGAGAATTGAAGATGACTTGACATCTGCTTTGCCCTCTAAAGAAGCCAGAAGAAAGGGAAGCTTGGATTATCTAAAGCATGTAGAAAATGAAACcagaaataaatcagaaaatcaaaagaataaaaatcaaGAAGACAACAAAGTGAAAGATCTCAACCAAGAAATTGAGAAACTTAAAactcaaattaaacattttgaatctTTAGAAGAAgaacttaaaaaaatgaaagccaaaAATAATGACCTGCAAGATAGTTATCTGAGTGAACAGAATAAAAACAAGCTCCTGACTGGTCAATTGgaagaaattcaaattcaaattaaaaaacaaaaggatatGGAGAATGGTGAGGTGGAAAGTGAAGAAATGAGCTTTCTCAGCAGAATTAGACATGACAGACctaaatacagaggtaacacGGCTGAGCTGGCAATTTCAAAACACAAGTCACGGGAGCTTTCACCTCAGCATAGACGGGAGAGAACACGGAACAGAGAGTTCTCTTCCAATAATGACAATTATACCACAAGCAGCAAGCAAGTTCCCAGTCCAAGTTTAATTACTAGGAAAACGGCAAAGGCATCTACTACATCTGTTCTACTAGACACCATGATTAGTGATACAAAAAGAATGGAAGACAAATCAGCAGTTGCTACATATTTATCTATGCAGAAAGATAGTGGTGCCCCACAAAATGAAGTGAAGAAATCGAGAGAGCAGCCATCTGTGCTGAGTCGATACCCACCGGCTGCACATGAGCACAAATCTTGGAAAGCATCTTCCAAACCTGGGAATGAAAGTGGACTGAAGACCAAGATTGAAAAGCCATCTCAGACATATAGTGATGTTTGCCAAGGTAACTCTGATGCACTTGAGGAAAAATCAAGCAAAGGAGAAATGACTGTATCTTTGACTGAAAAGATGAAAATAAGCCAAGCAGAGATGTCTGATCTATGTGTAGAGATACCCTTTATGAAAAATAATCATGCACCATCGAATGAAATAGCTTCATCATATAGATACCATATCTCTTCTCAGATGTTAGCAGCTGAATCCACCAGCTCTAAAGCAGAAGCAGCAACAGTCTCTGTTTATCTCATAGACAGT CCAGAAGGGAGATCTAAAAGAACAATAAACTCCCAAGAAAGAGAATTTAcagacacttttcatgaaaatACAAAGTCCCCAACTTTATTAAAGTATTCAAACAACTCAAGAAGTCAAGAAGACATTTTACAGATTCTCACAAGTCAAGGTAAGGAAGGAATGGACCAATCTGCACCATCAGTTACAGGTCAGACAAATGTTGGCATAAAATCTGAATCTTTGAGATCCAAAGCCATCAAACCAGCTAGCTATGAAAAACTTAGTACAGATGAGAAGATGGGTAAAAGCACCAATGCTACTACTGAGTCAGAACTGGAGATGAGAAAAAAACCCAGTTCCAGAGAATTCTCAAGCTCCAGAGGAGGTCTCAGAGCATCTCTCTTTGAAAATGATAAAAATACTGGAAATGAAGATGACCCCCACAAATCCATAAAGACATCTTCAGATGCCCCCAGTGTGGGATTGAAATCCAGACGGTCATTCAGCCCCAGAGAAGCTTTGAGATCAAAAGCCATCATTAAACCTGTAATAATTGAAAAGGACATGAAAGAAGTAATGGGAGGGGCTGGGTCTGAAGAATACTCTCAAAAACAGAAATCTCTCTTCAAAACTGTGACAAATAAAATGACAAGCAGCATAACAATCTTCCCCTCTGAGCCAGCCAACACAAGGACCAACACAAATGAAGCAGCAAAGGAAAGACATACTTCTACCAGCAATATTAGAGTCACTCCAAATGAGCTATCAACCATAACAAACAACATCAGCACACCCTTTGAGATCTCAATTAATAAGAGTGATATTGCTCTGAAATTATCTGAGGCAGATAAAATTGGGGACTTAGCTCTGAGAAACAGGACAGAAACACTAATCTCAAGAAGCAGTATTATGATAAAACCTTCTGAACCCATTGAGAAGAACAGTTGTGAGCCATCCTTAGAGACAATCAGCTGGAAAAGCCCTGGGCCTTTAGAATCAGATTCACCAGAGACTAAACACATCACTCTGAGAAGCTCTTGGAGGACAAGGCAGGGATTACAATCTTTGGAAGACTCTCAAATCAAGGTGGAAAAAAATACAGCTTCCATTCGTACAAAGGCATGCAAGTCATCTACAGACCTCTCTGAAACGGAAGGGGCCAATGCAAGAATACATTTACTTGAGCAGAATTCAAGAAGGTCCAGGGCCACTATTAATTCTTGGAATACTCCTGAATTAGAATTCAGAAGGACCCAAAGTAGCTTAAGTGCATCTGAACTATCTACTCGAAGGAGCTACATCCATGATCCCATCACTGCTTCTACTTGGAATCGCACAACATTACCA